From a region of the Pontixanthobacter gangjinensis genome:
- a CDS encoding DNA polymerase III subunit chi: MKVDFWQLSRDPADRVVAMIAQRVLGSGQRLLVVSEDPAQLDQIGKTLWNTAPAEFLANGKAAATGAERQPILLSPECGAANGASHVIFADGIWREDASKFERSFLLFGESTLEQARACWRSLDNSDGLERSFFRQDEGKWVKVA, translated from the coding sequence ATGAAAGTCGATTTCTGGCAACTCTCCCGCGATCCGGCAGACCGGGTAGTGGCGATGATTGCCCAGCGCGTGCTGGGATCGGGCCAGCGGCTGTTGGTTGTGTCTGAAGACCCGGCGCAGTTGGACCAAATCGGCAAGACCTTGTGGAATACCGCCCCGGCTGAATTCCTTGCCAATGGCAAGGCTGCAGCGACGGGGGCAGAGCGCCAACCGATCCTCCTGTCACCAGAGTGCGGAGCGGCCAATGGTGCCAGTCACGTGATATTCGCAGATGGTATTTGGCGCGAAGATGCGAGCAAATTCGAACGGAGCTTCCTGTTGTTTGGTGAGAGCACTTTGGAACAAGCGCGCGCTTGTTGGCGCTCACTTGATAATTCTGATGGTTTGGAGCGCAGTTTCTTCCGTCAGGACGAAGGCAAGTGGGTTAAGGTCGCCTAG
- the ndk gene encoding nucleoside-diphosphate kinase, with translation MAVTRTFSIIKPDATKRNLTGAVTKMLEEAGLRVVASKRIHMTRDQAEGFYAVHKERPFFGELVDFMISGPVVVQVLEGENAMQANRDIMGATNPADAAPGTIRKELAESIEANTVHGSDSDENAAIEIAYFFNEDEIVG, from the coding sequence ATGGCGGTTACCCGCACCTTTTCGATCATCAAACCTGATGCGACCAAGCGCAATTTAACCGGCGCAGTCACCAAGATGCTTGAAGAAGCTGGCCTGCGCGTCGTCGCTTCGAAGCGCATCCATATGACCCGCGATCAAGCCGAAGGCTTTTACGCGGTTCACAAGGAACGTCCGTTCTTCGGTGAATTGGTCGATTTCATGATCAGTGGGCCCGTTGTCGTGCAGGTGCTTGAAGGCGAGAACGCCATGCAAGCCAACCGCGACATCATGGGTGCGACCAACCCGGCTGATGCTGCCCCCGGAACAATCCGCAAGGAACTGGCTGAAAGCATCGAAGCCAACACCGTCCACGGTTCGGATTCGGACGAAAATGCAGCGATCGAAATCGCTTACTTCTTCAACGAAGACGAAATCGTCGGCTAA